The following are encoded together in the Acipenser ruthenus chromosome 24, fAciRut3.2 maternal haplotype, whole genome shotgun sequence genome:
- the LOC117429865 gene encoding tropomodulin-3-like translates to MALPFKKDLEKYKDIDEDEILNKLSAEELKQLEAALEDLDPENALLPAGLRQKDQTVKPDTGPFNREQLLAFLEKEALEYKDREDTLPFTGERKGKAWVPKQRPIETRQEEVTTLDPELEEALSSATDTELCDLAAILGVHTLVTSTHSYDSSGSYSNKEGYSTGVVKGEQIRPVFDEPPNPTNVEETLQRIKGNDPALVEVNLNNIKNIPIPTLKDFAKAMEKNTHVKKFSLAATRSNDPVAAAFADMLRENKTLKSLNLESNFITGVGIQAIVHAMKENDTLSEMKIDNQRQQLGATVEMQIAKMLEENTGVLKFGYHFTQQGPRARAAAAITKNNDLVRRRRVEGDV, encoded by the exons ATGGCTCTGCCGTTCAAAAAGGACTTGGAAAAGTACAAGGATATTGATGAGGACGAAATTCTCAACAAGTTATCGGCGGAGGAACTGAAACAACTGGAAGCCGCTCTCGAGGATCTTGACCCAGAG AATGCACTTTTGCCAGCTGGCCTCCGTCAGAAGGACCAGACGGTTAAGCCAGACACTGGTCCCTTTAACCGGGAACAGTTGCTTGCCTTCCTTGAGAAAGAAGCCTTGGAATACAAAGACAGGGAAGATACATTGCCTTTCACTGGCGAGAGGAAAG GCAAAGCATGGGTGCCCAAACAAAGGCCCATAGAAACACGACAAGAGGAGGTGACCACCCTTGATCCAGAACTGGAAGAAGCACTTTCAAGTGCAACTGATACTGAACTCTGTGACCTAGCAG ctatTCTTGGTGTTCATACGCTGGTGACCAGTACACACAGCTATGACAGCAGCGGCAGTTACTCCAACAAAGAAGGCTACAGCA CCGGTGTGGTCAAAGGTGAACAAATCAGACCTGTTTTCGATGAGCCACCTAATCCTACCAATGTTGAAGAGACTTTGCAGAGGATAAAGGGAAATGACCCTGCACTGGTGGAAGTCAATTTAAACAACATAAAG AACATTCCCATTCCAACATTGAAAGATTTTGCAAAGGCTATGGAAAAGAATACACATGTAAAGAAATTCAGCCTGGCAGCAACTCGAAGCAATGACCCTGTAGCTGCT gctttTGCAGACATGCTAAGAGAAAACAAGACACTAAAGAGTCTTAATCTGGAATCCAACTTCATTACTGGAGTTGGTATCCAGGCTATAGTCCATGCCATGAAAGAGAATGACACGCTCTCCGAGATGAAGATTGATAACCAA AGGCAGCAGCTGGGTGCTACAGTGGAAATGCAAATAGCCAAGATGCTGGAAGAGAACACAGGTGTTCTGAAATTTGGATACCACTTCACACAGCAGGGACCGAGAGCAAGAGCTGCAGCAGCAATCACAAAGAACAATGATCTAG ttcGCAGAAGACGAGTGGAGGGCGACGTGTAA